In a single window of the Chondrocystis sp. NIES-4102 genome:
- a CDS encoding dihydrodipicolinate reductase, producing the protein MTDKSPIPVVVNGALGQMGREVIKAVSEAEDMMLVGAVDLNPDYLGQDIGEIIGIGALEVPVLNDLQSVLVLATQEKIQGVMVDFTHPNSVYENTRSAIAYGVRPVVGTTGLTDQQLKDLSDFADKASTGTLIIPNFSIGIVLLQQAAITASQYFEHVEIIELHHDRKADAPSGTAIKTAQMLAEIGKSFNPPKVESKETMTGARGATAPSNIPIHSVRLPGLIAHQEVLFGAPGQLYTLRHDTSDRSCYMPGVLLAIRKVTELSSLVYGLEKIL; encoded by the coding sequence ATGACAGATAAATCGCCGATTCCAGTAGTAGTAAATGGTGCGTTGGGTCAAATGGGTAGAGAGGTTATTAAAGCTGTATCCGAAGCCGAAGATATGATGTTGGTAGGTGCAGTTGATCTTAACCCTGATTATTTGGGTCAAGATATCGGCGAAATCATTGGTATTGGTGCGTTAGAAGTTCCTGTACTCAATGATTTACAAAGTGTTTTAGTCTTAGCTACCCAAGAAAAAATTCAAGGGGTAATGGTAGATTTTACCCATCCCAATAGTGTTTATGAAAATACTCGTAGCGCGATCGCTTATGGTGTACGCCCCGTGGTTGGCACTACAGGTTTAACTGATCAGCAACTCAAGGATTTGAGCGATTTTGCCGACAAAGCTAGCACAGGCACATTAATTATTCCCAATTTTTCCATTGGTATTGTTTTATTACAACAAGCAGCCATAACTGCATCCCAATATTTTGAACACGTAGAAATTATTGAGCTACATCACGATCGCAAAGCAGATGCCCCTAGTGGTACAGCAATTAAAACCGCTCAAATGTTAGCAGAAATAGGTAAATCCTTTAATCCCCCCAAAGTTGAATCAAAAGAAACTATGACAGGCGCAAGGGGAGCAACAGCACCGAGTAATATTCCCATTCACAGCGTGCGTCTACCTGGCTTAATTGCCCATCAAGAAGTACTGTTTGGCGCACCAGGTCAACTTTATACCCTGCGACACGATACCAGCGATCGCTCTTGCTATATGCCTGGCGTTTTACTTGCCATTCGTAAGGTAACTGAATTATCTTCTTTGGTATATGGTTTAGAAAAAATACTGTAG
- a CDS encoding ATP synthase subunit c — protein sequence MANLKAIRDRIASVKNTKKITEAMRLVAAAKVRRAQEQVNATRPFADTLAQVLYNIQGKLKFEDVDLPLFRQREVKKVGLLVVSGDRGLCGGYNTNVIRRAEIRAKELKAQGIEYTLVVIGRKATQYFRNRNAPIDQNFVGLEQIPTAAEASAIGDELLSLFLSEEVDKVELIYTKFVSLIASKPVIQTLLPLTTQGLEVKDDEIFRLTTKGGDFGVERETVTTKVSEFPADTIFEQDPVQILDALLPLYLNNQILRSLQEAAASELAARMTAMNNASENATDLMGTLTLSYNKARQAAITQELSEVVAGANAL from the coding sequence ATGGCTAATTTAAAAGCGATTCGCGATCGCATCGCGTCAGTAAAAAATACCAAAAAAATCACCGAAGCAATGCGCCTGGTAGCTGCTGCTAAAGTGCGTCGCGCTCAAGAGCAAGTAAACGCTACACGTCCTTTTGCTGATACATTGGCACAAGTTTTATATAATATCCAAGGCAAACTTAAGTTTGAAGACGTAGATTTACCTTTATTTCGTCAAAGAGAGGTAAAAAAAGTAGGTCTTTTAGTTGTAAGTGGCGATCGCGGTTTATGCGGTGGTTATAATACTAATGTAATTCGTCGTGCGGAAATAAGAGCTAAAGAACTCAAAGCTCAAGGCATTGAATATACTTTAGTGGTAATTGGACGTAAAGCTACGCAATACTTCCGTAATCGTAATGCTCCCATCGATCAAAATTTCGTGGGTTTGGAGCAAATTCCAACTGCTGCTGAAGCATCTGCCATTGGAGACGAACTATTATCTCTTTTCTTATCGGAAGAAGTTGATAAAGTAGAATTAATTTACACTAAATTTGTTTCTTTAATTGCTTCTAAACCAGTTATCCAAACTTTATTACCTTTAACTACCCAAGGTTTAGAGGTGAAAGATGACGAAATTTTCCGTCTGACTACCAAAGGTGGTGATTTTGGAGTTGAAAGGGAAACGGTAACTACTAAAGTCTCAGAATTTCCTGCAGATACAATTTTTGAGCAAGATCCTGTACAGATTTTAGACGCTCTTTTACCCCTTTATCTAAATAATCAGATTTTACGCTCTCTTCAAGAAGCAGCAGCAAGTGAACTCGCAGCTAGAATGACAGCGATGAATAATGCTAGTGAAAATGCTACAGATTTAATGGGTACTTTGACTTTGTCCTATAACAAAGCTAGACAAGCAGCTATTACTCAAGAACTTTCTGAGGTTGTTGCAGGTGCTAATGCTCTTTAA
- a CDS encoding cytosine deaminase — translation MIFSEKSYWLENAHVPNCLIDNNDSDEQTREGLSLVNLKISQGKIEEVIATKKSKQDQLPRLDLKRQIIFPCFLDIHTHLDKGHICERSPNLEGTFDMALTTARADGQKYWQSEDIYRRLEFGLKCSYAHGTQAIRTHIDATGDQADISLEVFQSLRSAWEDKITLQAASLVSLDYYQTSAGIALADKIAGIGGILGGVAWQNPDLDTQLDNLFTLAKDRNLDLDLHADENGDPDSQCLLAIAQAAIGHNFEGQIICGHCCSLAVQPAPVLNQTLELIKQANIAIVSLPMCNLYLQDRQVGTTPFWRGVTKVKELQQHDIPVAFASDNCRDPFYGFGDHDVLEVFEQAVRIAHLDTPYGNWISSITSIPANLMGLTGMGRIVSGADANLIIFPARHFSELLSRSQHERIILRQGKQINPQLPDYSELDDLIY, via the coding sequence ATGATATTCTCAGAAAAATCCTATTGGTTAGAAAATGCTCATGTACCCAATTGTTTAATTGATAACAATGATTCTGATGAGCAAACAAGAGAAGGTTTATCTTTAGTTAATCTAAAAATTAGTCAGGGCAAAATCGAGGAAGTTATTGCCACTAAAAAATCAAAACAAGATCAACTTCCCCGTTTAGATTTAAAACGTCAGATAATTTTTCCCTGCTTCCTAGATATACATACCCATTTAGATAAGGGACATATTTGCGAGCGATCGCCAAATCTTGAGGGAACTTTTGATATGGCATTAACTACAGCCAGGGCAGATGGGCAAAAATATTGGCAAAGTGAAGATATTTATCGTCGTTTAGAATTTGGACTTAAATGCAGTTACGCTCATGGTACTCAAGCCATCCGAACCCATATTGATGCAACTGGCGATCAAGCAGATATTAGTTTGGAAGTTTTCCAAAGTTTGAGATCAGCCTGGGAGGATAAAATTACTTTACAAGCAGCTAGTTTAGTAAGTTTGGACTACTATCAAACATCTGCTGGAATAGCTTTAGCTGATAAAATCGCTGGAATTGGCGGTATTTTGGGTGGAGTTGCCTGGCAAAATCCAGATTTAGACACACAGTTAGATAATCTATTTACCCTAGCTAAAGACAGAAATCTTGATTTAGATTTACACGCTGACGAAAATGGAGATCCTGATTCTCAATGTCTTTTAGCAATTGCGCAAGCTGCTATTGGTCACAATTTTGAGGGACAAATCATCTGTGGACATTGCTGTAGCCTAGCAGTGCAACCAGCCCCAGTTCTCAATCAAACTTTGGAATTGATTAAACAAGCTAATATTGCTATTGTCAGTTTACCGATGTGTAACCTCTATTTACAGGATCGACAAGTAGGGACTACTCCTTTTTGGCGAGGAGTTACTAAAGTAAAAGAATTACAACAGCATGATATACCTGTAGCTTTTGCTAGTGATAATTGTCGCGATCCTTTTTATGGCTTTGGTGATCACGATGTTTTAGAAGTATTCGAGCAAGCTGTCAGAATTGCCCATTTAGATACCCCCTATGGTAACTGGATTAGTAGTATAACCAGTATTCCAGCTAATTTGATGGGTTTAACTGGGATGGGTAGAATAGTTTCAGGGGCAGATGCTAATCTAATTATCTTTCCCGCCCGTCACTTTAGTGAACTGCTATCGCGATCGCAACATGAGCGAATTATCTTACGTCAAGGTAAACAAATAAATCCTCAATTACCTGATTACAGTGAACTGGACGATTTAATTTACTAA
- a CDS encoding ribosomal protein L33 has protein sequence MASKKGVRIIITLECTECRTNNNKRSPGVSRYTTNKNRRNTTGRMELKKFCPHCNVHTIHKEIK, from the coding sequence ATGGCAAGCAAGAAAGGGGTACGGATCATCATTACATTAGAATGCACTGAGTGTCGTACAAATAATAACAAGCGTTCTCCTGGTGTATCAAGATACACTACAAACAAAAACCGTCGCAACACTACAGGCAGAATGGAATTAAAAAAATTCTGTCCTCATTGTAATGTTCATACGATCCACAAAGAAATCAAATAA
- a CDS encoding exoribonuclease II, translating into MEQGKLIEFRVQGERRLAVVERPEGKKDWLVIDAGGQSHKIRPQRVEYTVEDVLYQPSEIASFLESVESYLDPSNLEVAWEILREEEGTVTPKQMAELLFSDQSPVLCYAAHCLLSQDKIYFKQKADHYEPRSAVQVAEIKHQLEVQEQKNQEKSEFITHIRQALTGVKVDWSESDRTRLESIEKLALQSDNPSKVAQEILQQVNKNCDAQGAFQLLVEIGWWSRHENLFLRRSSYPVNFSKKVLDVVQPRLQGDHISDSENRLDLVHLKVYTVDDESTTEIDDGLSIEYLDNGRIKIWIHIADPTRLVVPGDELDLEARRRSTSLYLPTGMVSMFPTELATGPMSLVQGQICCALSFGVILDPTGGIEQYEIYSSLIKPTYRLTYDDVDEILQLGVQNEPEIADLAQQAQLRRSWRKAQGSIQIKMPESIIKVKDNDEVTIELVDSSPSRQLVAEMMILAGQIGGQYGTEHNIPLPFRGQPQPELPSEEELLKLPAGPTRFCALRSCMPRSETSMSPIRHASLGLNSYVQVTSPIRRYTDLLAHFQIKAHLKGEQLPFAKEELQEIVYSVGNSAYEATLVERQTNRYWGLEYLRRNAHCIWNVLVLRWLREDENLALILIEDLGIELPHRFERSVALGERLEMLVTRADPQRDEVRFREVTEAEIQATSN; encoded by the coding sequence GTGGAACAAGGAAAGCTGATTGAGTTCAGAGTACAAGGCGAACGCCGTCTTGCTGTTGTCGAGCGACCAGAAGGAAAAAAAGATTGGCTCGTCATAGATGCTGGGGGACAATCACACAAAATACGCCCCCAAAGAGTCGAATATACAGTCGAGGACGTTCTCTATCAACCTTCAGAGATCGCCAGCTTTCTAGAATCAGTAGAATCTTATTTAGACCCTAGTAATTTAGAAGTAGCTTGGGAAATTTTAAGGGAAGAAGAAGGAACAGTAACACCGAAGCAAATGGCAGAATTGTTATTTTCTGATCAAAGTCCAGTGCTTTGTTATGCAGCCCACTGTCTTCTTAGTCAAGATAAAATTTATTTTAAGCAAAAAGCGGATCACTACGAACCCCGTTCAGCAGTACAAGTTGCTGAGATTAAGCATCAGTTAGAAGTTCAAGAGCAGAAAAATCAAGAAAAATCAGAATTTATTACTCACATCCGTCAAGCTTTAACAGGAGTAAAAGTAGACTGGAGTGAAAGCGATCGCACTCGTTTAGAATCTATAGAAAAATTAGCTCTCCAAAGTGATAATCCTTCTAAAGTTGCGCAAGAAATTTTGCAACAAGTAAATAAAAATTGTGATGCTCAAGGAGCTTTTCAACTACTGGTAGAGATAGGATGGTGGAGTAGACATGAAAATCTATTTTTACGTCGCAGTTCTTATCCCGTAAATTTCTCGAAAAAGGTGCTTGATGTGGTACAACCTCGTCTTCAAGGTGATCATATTTCAGACTCTGAAAATCGTTTAGATTTAGTCCATCTCAAAGTTTATACAGTTGACGATGAAAGTACTACAGAAATAGACGATGGTTTGAGCATTGAATATTTAGACAATGGTAGGATTAAAATTTGGATACATATTGCCGATCCTACACGTTTGGTTGTGCCTGGTGATGAATTAGATTTAGAAGCTCGCCGTCGTAGTACTAGTCTATATTTACCTACGGGGATGGTCTCTATGTTCCCCACAGAATTAGCCACAGGGCCGATGAGTTTAGTACAAGGTCAAATTTGCTGCGCTCTTAGTTTTGGGGTCATTCTAGACCCTACAGGTGGCATAGAGCAATACGAAATTTATTCTAGTTTAATCAAACCTACCTATCGCCTGACCTACGATGATGTGGATGAAATATTACAGTTAGGCGTACAAAATGAACCTGAAATTGCCGATTTAGCCCAACAAGCCCAGTTAAGAAGATCATGGAGAAAGGCACAGGGATCAATTCAAATTAAAATGCCAGAATCGATCATCAAAGTTAAAGATAATGACGAAGTAACCATTGAACTGGTTGATAGTTCGCCTTCGCGCCAATTGGTAGCAGAAATGATGATCTTAGCAGGTCAGATAGGTGGTCAGTACGGCACAGAACATAACATTCCCCTTCCCTTTAGAGGTCAGCCTCAACCAGAATTACCATCCGAAGAAGAATTGCTGAAATTACCCGCAGGGCCGACTCGCTTTTGTGCTTTACGTAGTTGTATGCCTCGTAGTGAAACTAGTATGTCTCCAATTCGTCATGCTAGTCTCGGTTTAAATAGCTATGTGCAGGTAACATCGCCAATTCGTCGTTATACAGACTTACTAGCACATTTTCAAATTAAGGCTCATTTAAAAGGAGAACAATTACCTTTTGCCAAAGAAGAACTTCAGGAAATTGTTTATAGTGTAGGTAATTCCGCTTATGAGGCAACATTAGTAGAACGTCAAACAAATCGTTATTGGGGATTAGAATATCTCAGGCGTAATGCCCACTGTATCTGGAACGTTTTAGTTTTGCGCTGGTTACGAGAAGACGAAAATTTAGCTTTAATTTTAATTGAAGACTTGGGAATAGAATTACCCCATCGCTTTGAACGTTCAGTTGCTTTAGGAGAACGTTTAGAGATGTTGGTAACTCGTGCTGATCCTCAACGGGATGAAGTTAGATTCCGAGAAGTTACGGAAGCAGAAATACAAGCGACTTCAAATTAG
- a CDS encoding response regulator receiver protein, with amino-acid sequence MRANSNLREQLTTLHRQQFTGILTILSQDKKQKWEIFFYLGKYLWADGGYHINRALLRNINYYFPKVNSNPIFLKLRTSALSKYHFLYTLWQNRIISKEQIKALINNLNFEILFDLLQKESNSSLTYNMQNTSAHQLLKAGFSLSFDFIELEEILLKAQTAWSSWQSKGLASCSPNHAPLLNKDSDLKQQVPDFIFNNMSRLLNGKNTLRDLAIKMDKEVLELTYGLIPYFLKGYLRFVEIPDLPTFYLD; translated from the coding sequence ATGAGAGCCAATAGTAACTTGAGGGAACAATTAACTACTTTGCATCGACAACAATTTACAGGAATTTTAACTATCTTATCTCAAGATAAAAAGCAGAAGTGGGAAATATTTTTTTATTTAGGCAAGTATTTATGGGCGGATGGCGGGTATCATATTAATCGTGCTTTGCTGAGGAATATAAATTATTATTTCCCCAAGGTGAATAGTAATCCGATATTTTTAAAACTACGAACATCAGCGTTATCAAAGTATCATTTTCTATATACACTTTGGCAAAATAGGATAATTAGTAAGGAGCAAATCAAAGCTTTAATTAATAATCTTAATTTTGAAATTTTGTTTGATCTGTTGCAAAAAGAATCCAATAGTTCCTTAACTTATAATATGCAGAATACATCTGCCCACCAACTATTAAAAGCAGGTTTTAGTTTGTCTTTTGACTTTATTGAGCTAGAAGAAATTCTCCTAAAAGCCCAAACAGCCTGGTCTAGTTGGCAAAGTAAAGGATTAGCCTCTTGCTCTCCCAATCACGCACCTTTACTTAATAAAGATAGTGATCTTAAGCAACAAGTACCTGATTTTATTTTTAATAATATGTCTCGTTTATTAAATGGCAAAAATACTTTAAGAGATTTAGCAATTAAAATGGATAAGGAGGTTTTAGAGCTAACTTATGGGTTAATACCCTATTTTTTAAAAGGATATTTACGCTTTGTGGAAATTCCAGATTTACCCACTTTTTATCTTGATTGA
- a CDS encoding 30S ribosomal protein S18 has protein sequence MAYYRKRLSPIKPSDPIDYKDIELLRKFITERGKILPRRITGLTAQQQRDLTVAVKRARAIALLPFVNAEG, from the coding sequence ATGGCATATTACCGTAAACGTCTTTCACCTATCAAACCTAGCGATCCTATCGACTACAAAGATATCGAATTATTGCGTAAGTTTATTACCGAAAGAGGCAAAATATTACCACGTCGTATTACTGGTTTAACCGCTCAACAACAAAGAGATTTAACGGTAGCAGTAAAAAGAGCTAGAGCGATCGCTTTATTACCATTTGTTAATGCAGAAGGGTAG
- a CDS encoding RDD domain containing protein produces the protein MYDIEKPNYRKYPKVPIDRRIGAFVIDFLTVWFISSFFASNIFFQWLVFIPAWLIMRVLISEKNWGQSLGRWAFDIKVIDPRFNRLPDILSLSKREIVLAVGSALAISGLQINFRNGLSMLLLLAPLLIDCSLAFLDEETNLAGHDRLAKTYLVQTERGFSLDLRMKKIFGQIQRRMRK, from the coding sequence ATGTACGACATAGAAAAGCCCAATTATAGAAAATATCCTAAAGTTCCGATAGATAGGCGCATAGGCGCATTCGTCATTGATTTTTTGACTGTCTGGTTTATAAGCTCTTTTTTCGCCTCTAATATATTTTTCCAGTGGTTAGTTTTTATACCTGCTTGGTTAATTATGCGTGTATTAATCTCTGAGAAAAACTGGGGGCAAAGTTTGGGAAGATGGGCATTTGATATTAAGGTAATTGATCCGCGTTTTAATCGTCTTCCTGATATATTGAGTTTAAGCAAAAGAGAAATCGTTTTGGCAGTGGGTTCAGCTTTAGCTATTTCTGGGTTACAAATTAATTTTCGCAATGGATTATCAATGCTACTGTTGCTTGCGCCTCTACTAATTGATTGCTCCCTAGCATTTTTAGATGAAGAAACTAATCTAGCTGGTCATGACCGTTTGGCAAAGACATATTTAGTACAAACAGAACGTGGTTTCTCTCTAGATTTAAGAATGAAAAAAATATTTGGTCAAATCCAGCGTCGTATGCGAAAATAA